The following proteins come from a genomic window of Pyxidicoccus sp. MSG2:
- a CDS encoding acyltransferase family protein — translation MTRPAIAPVAAPPTSRATLAYELGHEPVLDGVRGIACLMVMGVHLSALGARQMPGVLPNGFLGVDVFFVLSGFLITSLLLQEWSRTGTLSFKHFYLRRALRLLPALYFFVAILCIVAAVFGWKATLGPKPWLSIGSTLFYFSNWIQDIGGLSITWSLSVEEQFYILWPPTLFLLLRRGVRLPVILGGLVLVVALVGGWRLALWSSQVASEGVMAAFTQGYQRTDTRLDAPLIGCIAALWAAWRGLPKRTVVWDGLAIASVVLIAVACGGEDIRLTLRRPVPDLRLDVLFHGGFTVVALASACLILYMLANARGLASRIVSVAPLAWVGKRSYSLYLWHSFAFYTPATLLGRAADTATASWSGWLLLSAVKLGLAVAFSSISYYAVERRFLRMKNRLTKDATEAAKPPDALTKAA, via the coding sequence ATGACCCGCCCTGCCATCGCCCCCGTCGCCGCGCCGCCCACCTCGCGAGCAACGCTCGCGTATGAGCTCGGACACGAGCCCGTCCTCGACGGTGTCCGTGGTATCGCCTGCTTGATGGTGATGGGGGTGCACCTCAGTGCGCTCGGCGCGAGGCAGATGCCTGGCGTGCTGCCGAATGGCTTCCTCGGCGTGGATGTCTTCTTCGTCCTGAGCGGGTTCCTCATCACCTCGCTGCTGCTCCAGGAGTGGTCGCGCACGGGGACCCTCTCCTTCAAGCACTTCTACCTGCGGCGCGCGCTGCGGCTCCTGCCGGCGCTGTACTTCTTCGTCGCCATCCTCTGCATCGTGGCAGCGGTCTTCGGCTGGAAAGCGACTCTCGGTCCGAAGCCCTGGCTCTCAATCGGGTCCACGCTGTTCTACTTCTCGAACTGGATTCAGGACATCGGTGGGCTCTCGATTACGTGGTCCCTCAGCGTCGAGGAGCAGTTCTACATCCTGTGGCCCCCCACCCTCTTCCTGCTGCTGCGGCGGGGCGTCCGGCTTCCGGTCATCCTCGGGGGGCTGGTGCTGGTCGTCGCGCTCGTTGGCGGGTGGAGGCTCGCGCTGTGGAGTTCGCAAGTCGCGAGCGAGGGCGTGATGGCCGCCTTCACGCAGGGCTACCAACGCACGGACACGCGCCTCGACGCGCCGCTCATCGGCTGCATCGCCGCGCTGTGGGCCGCGTGGAGGGGACTGCCGAAACGGACGGTCGTCTGGGATGGGTTGGCCATCGCCTCGGTGGTGCTGATTGCCGTGGCTTGCGGCGGGGAGGACATCCGCCTGACCCTCAGGCGCCCGGTGCCGGACCTCCGGCTCGACGTGCTCTTCCACGGCGGCTTCACGGTGGTGGCCCTCGCTTCGGCGTGCCTGATTCTCTACATGCTGGCGAACGCCCGGGGGCTCGCGAGCCGCATCGTGAGCGTCGCGCCGCTCGCCTGGGTCGGCAAGCGCTCGTACAGCCTCTACCTCTGGCACAGCTTCGCGTTCTACACGCCAGCGACGCTCCTCGGGAGGGCCGCGGACACCGCCACGGCGTCCTGGTCCGGATGGCTGCTCTTGAGTGCCGTCAAGCTCGGCCTGGCCGTCGCGTTCTCGTCGATCTCGTACTACGCCGTCGAGCGGCGATTCCTGCGGATGAAGAACCGGCTCACGAAGGACGCGACAGAGGCGGCGAAGCCACCGGATGCCCTGACGAAGGCGGCGTGA
- a CDS encoding YgiQ family radical SAM protein, which produces MPPPTRYAHPFLPITRADMQARGWEQCDIIIVSGDAYVDHPAFGPVLIARFLEGRGFKVGLISQPDWHSAEPFKALGPPRLFFGVAAGNLDSMLNRLTAQKKNRSEDQYSPGGRTNCRPDRATIVYAQRCREAYPDVPIILGGIEASLRRIAHYDYWSDKVRRSILFDSKADLLVFGMGERPIMEVADRMRRGERIQDIRDVRGTAYTISDEEMRAHEADPAKRAADRKTVVLPPYETVIADKQAFAVMSRDFQMETNPGNARPLAQRHGNRAIYMNPPALPLEDGVGEAGTEGRSVAMDELYDLPFNRVPHPIYKDEGIPAYETVKHSIVLMRGCFGGCTFCSITEHEGRVIQSRSAESVLREVRALRRMGDFRGTITDLGGPTANMYKLKCKSEDIEKKCRKLSCVHPGVCENLQTDHGPLISLMQDVRKEDGVKHVFIASGVRYDLAERSPEYVKELAAHHVGGQLSVAPEHVSKRVLEKMKKPGIESFERFQNMFACASEEAGKEQYDIPYFISGHPGSTLEDMVELALWLKKNGKRPRQVQDFIPTPMAMATAMYYSGMDPLKMEPVYTAQGLREKKLQKALLLYWNPEQWPLAREALKQAGRDDLIGRGPQALVPPETPAEAARRQRAEQRDDEDGPREPKAPAPRQHSGPRPGGSGPGRPGARRPGGPGPGTR; this is translated from the coding sequence ATGCCCCCTCCGACTCGCTACGCCCACCCCTTCCTGCCCATCACCCGAGCCGACATGCAGGCCCGGGGCTGGGAGCAGTGCGACATCATCATCGTCTCGGGTGACGCGTACGTGGACCACCCGGCCTTCGGGCCGGTGCTCATCGCCCGCTTCCTCGAAGGCCGGGGCTTCAAGGTGGGGCTCATCTCCCAGCCGGACTGGCACTCGGCCGAGCCCTTCAAGGCCCTGGGCCCGCCGCGCCTCTTCTTCGGGGTGGCCGCCGGCAACCTGGACTCGATGCTCAACCGGCTGACGGCCCAGAAGAAGAACCGCTCCGAGGACCAGTACAGCCCCGGCGGCCGCACCAACTGCCGGCCGGACCGCGCCACCATCGTCTACGCGCAGCGCTGCCGCGAGGCGTACCCCGACGTGCCCATCATCCTGGGCGGCATCGAGGCCAGCCTCCGTCGCATCGCCCACTACGACTACTGGAGCGACAAGGTGCGCCGCTCCATCCTCTTCGACTCCAAGGCGGACCTGCTCGTCTTCGGCATGGGCGAGCGCCCCATCATGGAGGTGGCGGACCGGATGCGCCGCGGCGAGCGCATCCAGGACATCCGCGACGTGCGCGGCACCGCGTACACCATCAGCGACGAGGAGATGCGCGCCCACGAGGCGGACCCGGCGAAGCGCGCCGCGGACCGCAAGACGGTGGTGCTGCCCCCCTACGAGACGGTCATCGCGGACAAGCAGGCCTTCGCGGTGATGAGCCGCGACTTCCAGATGGAGACCAACCCGGGCAACGCGCGGCCGCTCGCGCAGCGCCACGGCAACCGCGCCATCTACATGAACCCGCCCGCGCTCCCGCTGGAGGACGGCGTGGGCGAGGCCGGCACCGAGGGGCGCTCGGTGGCGATGGACGAGCTGTACGACCTGCCCTTCAACCGCGTCCCGCACCCCATCTACAAGGACGAGGGCATCCCCGCGTACGAGACGGTGAAGCACTCCATCGTGCTGATGCGCGGGTGCTTCGGCGGCTGCACCTTCTGCTCGATTACGGAGCACGAGGGCCGCGTCATCCAGAGCCGCTCGGCGGAGAGCGTGCTGCGCGAGGTCCGCGCGCTGCGGCGCATGGGCGACTTCCGCGGGACGATTACGGACCTCGGTGGCCCCACGGCCAACATGTACAAGCTCAAGTGCAAGAGCGAGGACATCGAGAAGAAGTGCCGCAAGCTGTCCTGCGTCCACCCGGGCGTGTGTGAAAACCTCCAGACGGACCACGGGCCGCTCATCAGCCTGATGCAGGACGTGCGCAAGGAGGACGGCGTCAAGCACGTCTTCATCGCCAGCGGCGTGCGGTACGACCTGGCGGAGCGCTCGCCGGAGTACGTGAAGGAGCTGGCCGCGCACCACGTGGGCGGGCAGTTGTCGGTGGCGCCCGAGCACGTGTCCAAGCGCGTGCTGGAGAAGATGAAGAAGCCGGGCATCGAAAGCTTCGAGCGCTTCCAGAACATGTTCGCCTGCGCGAGCGAGGAGGCCGGCAAGGAGCAGTACGACATCCCCTACTTCATCAGCGGCCACCCGGGCTCCACGCTGGAGGACATGGTGGAGCTGGCGCTGTGGCTGAAGAAGAACGGGAAGCGGCCCCGCCAGGTGCAGGACTTCATCCCCACGCCCATGGCCATGGCCACCGCCATGTACTACTCGGGCATGGACCCGCTGAAGATGGAGCCCGTGTACACGGCCCAGGGCCTGCGCGAGAAGAAGCTGCAGAAGGCGCTGCTGCTCTACTGGAACCCGGAGCAGTGGCCGCTGGCGCGCGAGGCGCTGAAGCAGGCCGGCCGCGACGACCTCATCGGCCGGGGCCCGCAGGCGCTGGTGCCGCCGGAGACGCCCGCCGAGGCCGCCCGCCGCCAGCGCGCCGAGCAGCGGGACGACGAGGACGGCCCGCGCGAGCCGAAGGCTCCAGCGCCCCGGCAGCACTCCGGCCCCCGTCCTGGAGGCAGCGGCCCCGGACGTCCCGGTGCGCGCCGACCCGGGGGCCCGGGCCCTGGTACCCGCTGA
- a CDS encoding EcsC family protein: MKEAEDQEQGRKLLTAVERILADTDSLIALSTLQQEKARLKGLPDEDATRDAAALEVVRHFSNRSAISGGLAALPGIVPGAGTMVAALGGTLADMCFMLKFEVEMALVLSHLYGYDITHEHERQLAFLLASVSTYDAKRERDRSTVADLAETQGIAFWKYAPREASKVLVGVMTKIALLSVSKGLLRALPLVGIAVGSSMNKVLTNRVGERCMGELKKRRELAPPRSAKPPKTAKTPKKAPAKAAKAPAKPRTRKSGAA; this comes from the coding sequence ATGAAGGAAGCCGAGGACCAGGAGCAGGGACGCAAGCTCCTCACGGCCGTCGAGCGCATTCTCGCGGACACCGACAGTCTCATCGCGCTGTCGACGCTGCAGCAGGAGAAGGCGCGGCTGAAGGGCCTGCCCGACGAGGACGCCACGCGCGACGCCGCGGCGCTCGAGGTGGTGCGTCACTTCTCCAACCGCTCCGCCATCTCGGGAGGACTGGCCGCCCTCCCCGGCATCGTACCGGGCGCCGGCACGATGGTGGCCGCGCTGGGCGGGACGCTCGCGGACATGTGCTTCATGCTCAAGTTCGAGGTGGAGATGGCGCTCGTGCTCAGCCACCTCTACGGCTACGACATCACCCACGAGCACGAGCGGCAGCTCGCGTTCCTCCTCGCCTCGGTGAGCACCTACGACGCGAAGCGGGAGCGGGACCGCAGCACGGTGGCCGACCTCGCGGAGACGCAGGGCATCGCCTTCTGGAAGTACGCCCCGCGCGAGGCCTCCAAGGTGCTCGTGGGCGTGATGACGAAGATTGCCCTCCTGTCCGTGTCCAAGGGCCTGCTGCGCGCGCTGCCGCTGGTGGGCATCGCCGTGGGCTCGTCCATGAACAAGGTGCTCACCAACCGCGTGGGGGAGCGCTGCATGGGCGAGCTGAAGAAGCGCCGCGAGCTGGCCCCTCCCCGGAGCGCGAAGCCCCCGAAGACCGCCAAGACTCCGAAGAAGGCCCCGGCGAAGGCCGCCAAGGCCCCGGCGAAGCCCAGGACCCGCAAGTCCGGCGCGGCCTGA
- a CDS encoding DUF3142 domain-containing protein, with product MTSREHFRRHHSQAWACVLLLALGLACSRGTPAPLTHEAYVWQRDWSPELSDALTRAPAEFGALRVLARERSGPRRTPVDVAVDVDALVRSGREVVAVLRVDGTAPLDGISLEEVATLARAWKARGVRVRGLEVDHDCATSALAGYADWLERERALVPDWKLSITALPTWAASPDVERLASIPDDVVLQVHAVRAPTLFTPEEARGFVESWAEATGRAFRVALPTYRVRLKDGTRLSAEPRDVARFVALLRERPVRGVTGVIWFRLGHRGDPDAWSPSTLEAVVRGEPLTPSLTPRLVDVGGGTRDIVIENTGRVDADAPMRLTLSGNLEVLDGVGGYAPHGTSLVARTPPRLRAGERRVVGFVRGTEVSLVVP from the coding sequence ATGACCTCTCGCGAGCATTTCCGGCGGCACCACTCCCAGGCCTGGGCCTGCGTGCTGCTGCTCGCGCTCGGCCTCGCCTGCTCGCGCGGGACTCCGGCCCCCCTCACCCACGAAGCCTATGTGTGGCAGCGGGACTGGAGCCCGGAGCTGAGCGACGCCCTCACCCGGGCGCCCGCGGAATTCGGAGCCCTGCGCGTCCTCGCGCGTGAGCGCTCCGGCCCCAGGCGCACGCCGGTGGACGTGGCGGTGGACGTGGACGCATTGGTCCGCTCCGGCCGGGAGGTGGTGGCGGTGCTGCGCGTGGACGGCACGGCGCCGCTCGACGGCATCTCCCTCGAAGAGGTCGCCACGCTTGCCCGTGCCTGGAAGGCCCGGGGCGTTCGCGTCCGTGGCCTCGAGGTGGACCACGACTGCGCCACCTCCGCGCTGGCCGGCTACGCGGACTGGCTGGAGCGCGAGCGGGCCCTCGTGCCCGACTGGAAGCTCTCCATCACCGCCCTGCCCACCTGGGCCGCGTCGCCGGACGTGGAGCGGCTGGCCTCCATCCCCGACGACGTCGTCCTCCAGGTCCACGCGGTGCGCGCGCCCACACTCTTCACGCCGGAGGAGGCCCGGGGCTTCGTCGAGTCCTGGGCCGAGGCCACGGGCCGCGCCTTCCGCGTCGCGCTGCCCACCTACCGCGTGCGGCTGAAGGACGGGACGCGCCTGTCCGCGGAGCCCCGCGACGTCGCCCGCTTCGTGGCCCTCCTGCGCGAGCGGCCCGTGCGCGGCGTCACGGGGGTCATCTGGTTCCGGCTCGGCCACCGGGGAGACCCGGATGCGTGGAGCCCGTCCACGCTGGAGGCCGTGGTGCGCGGCGAGCCGTTGACTCCGAGCCTCACGCCCCGGCTGGTGGACGTGGGTGGCGGGACGCGGGACATCGTCATCGAGAACACCGGCCGCGTGGACGCGGATGCGCCCATGCGCCTCACCCTTTCTGGAAACCTGGAGGTCCTGGACGGCGTGGGCGGCTATGCCCCGCACGGGACTTCCCTCGTGGCGCGCACGCCTCCCCGCCTGCGCGCCGGAGAACGCCGTGTCGTCGGCTTCGTGCGGGGAACCGAGGTGTCCCTTGTCGTGCCGTAG
- a CDS encoding RluA family pseudouridine synthase, giving the protein MAQQKVQVPREAAGERLDRFLSKHVPGFTPERARALIDSGAVRIRGKKCQPTRKLWGGEEIEIERPEPRAAPVASAEGPLLPVLHDDAALVIVNKPPGLVVEPEGRMASVVGLLAAQQPPFDVEGLAQPGVVHRLDRETSGCLAFARTDVAAAAMLRAFQEKQVDKRYRTLVLGHPPEQGRLEGPYSRDPKDPRRFTTRVPSARRAALSFEVRERFPGAALLEVDLDTGRTHQIRVQLSEAGFPVLGDSLYGTEEARTHPAALALGRQALHAFRLEIPSPTSGRMVRVEAPLPEDFERALTVLRG; this is encoded by the coding sequence ATGGCGCAGCAAAAGGTCCAGGTTCCCCGGGAGGCCGCGGGCGAGCGGCTCGACCGCTTCCTCTCCAAGCATGTGCCGGGCTTCACGCCGGAGCGGGCCCGCGCGCTCATCGACTCGGGGGCGGTGCGCATCCGGGGCAAGAAGTGTCAGCCCACGCGCAAGCTGTGGGGCGGGGAGGAGATCGAAATCGAGCGGCCGGAGCCTCGGGCCGCGCCTGTTGCCTCCGCCGAGGGGCCCCTGCTTCCGGTGCTCCATGACGATGCGGCCCTCGTCATCGTGAACAAGCCGCCCGGGCTCGTCGTGGAGCCGGAGGGGCGCATGGCTTCGGTGGTGGGATTGCTCGCCGCGCAGCAGCCTCCGTTCGACGTGGAGGGGCTGGCGCAGCCCGGCGTGGTGCATCGGTTGGACCGCGAGACGAGCGGCTGTCTGGCCTTCGCGCGCACGGACGTGGCCGCCGCGGCGATGCTGCGCGCGTTCCAGGAGAAGCAGGTGGACAAGCGCTACCGGACGCTCGTCCTGGGGCACCCGCCCGAGCAGGGCCGGTTGGAGGGGCCGTACTCGAGGGACCCGAAGGACCCGCGCCGCTTCACCACCCGCGTGCCGTCCGCGCGCCGCGCCGCGCTCTCGTTCGAGGTACGGGAGAGGTTTCCTGGCGCCGCGCTGCTGGAGGTGGACCTGGACACGGGGCGCACGCACCAGATTCGCGTGCAGCTTTCCGAAGCGGGCTTCCCCGTGCTCGGGGATTCGCTCTATGGCACCGAGGAGGCTCGCACGCATCCTGCCGCGCTGGCCCTGGGGCGGCAGGCGCTGCATGCGTTCCGCCTGGAGATACCGAGCCCCACCTCGGGACGGATGGTGCGCGTGGAGGCTCCGCTGCCCGAGGACTTCGAGCGGGCGCTGACGGTGCTGCGCGGGTGA